In the Bombus pyrosoma isolate SC7728 linkage group LG15, ASM1482585v1, whole genome shotgun sequence genome, one interval contains:
- the LOC122575889 gene encoding uncharacterized protein LOC122575889: protein MATKSIDKMKYFKRSFLFFLFVLYDLMTGSLTEEITLNVNLKEPIAVTDEKFLSLTIDPVTLLAGNALSTDFERSINMAKALGPAYLRFAGPNSLPYFGDKDSQDKEDNKKTTLSASDWVVIHQWAGKAGLHVIDCISPDNRQKESEEPQDPEEIISFSDHMHFNASWQLGYECQIRCDLSAGDLGRQTMALRKVLNEFPRYSNSIVAGPDVVAYNTDKQRKYLRDYFSVAAPALSAITWHPLFDSITLGNGGAFIHQDNLEQDKEEMFRVIGRFIQNKPLWIAESNPEECKNLFIGALVLTRRLGNAAKINVKTFMRQPTDLTRPMPDYWVSLLHKTLVGREVFDAKIRTSNENHIYLYCQCAKASNKYEKGSIVIFGVNLSPEDATINFQAAKITTVHEYVLSPGFDAANRMFAETIFLNNKLLTLINDTVPEIYPNVLNDTKGVDLRLQSGDIGFWVVPDLQVKSCMESDVTQKKETPVETEILRNLRKAKDVRIHVTRSVKDQATIKKEKRRQRSNIAIYKSNIKRELKRLRRFVKKKLDDYESRSLLNIRGLSNEENSEISKQPEESVQDGLQEFKEHLLRFKNLMDSSDTRIELKKPISDLITDAISLMSKIQNTLRSMKSKTESNENRVKSSRSVKESLNTLYDRLTRTDLDESIDPQESKMDQASKRTKRDLLAEIGESVDSPLRKGPRDDDVKERKRDSKIGWLKNIKKKTRPSLVQFESDDSEESTLRKIFDINPVENFSNDHVFFEDSSLNRDYDYVSAGNSPLNKDCSRNDEQRNRKIEGNSRNKPSKMDYLNDHPWTELDDTDDYPFYDPIDFIEDSRPWNDPMEVALGDSTELSEEQIYEPLNNNEFDNENESRIIGIESNEDDEAQDDYYESNNFPRNHRLVYGPLVDPDAFIMKTYGSGKNNRAGNEKEFRVVGSQSNRVQRVQGDKSRLKGMDDYYECTDFPKNHRPTYGPLIVPDATILRYTLTRQPSNKRKNYANEKASSDYYLRSILKGFDLPIEADHPRNKKLKREGKDLQAVLDQEMINEDDANSKNCNCRVIRRSKGRSKREAIESMESEIEQIPEEVSMGFRKDIVKSGVRDDTDVEVFSELREELLEKVKSQAESSNPKIGRDTMTPLQIEASTKDLNANTASSTLRDDSDKEEFSEFKDSPVENAKSSNESASKKIVQDREEASSKIEKEENNGPKFESNIPSLQNKSDLKFYSQILPIDQSTILDSKEQTSSAGSLETLKHDEKVFFHGQSGKKNEENTSTYTARYTAVDQRYSTPDQGYSTPFVVEEFAKEKGETEEAEEAETRKVESLSTTVKTATLSEETIEEESENNYDNGNAAGASSKREVKLEQVPLEKARLANRPRSPKQSKKQTKLNVSKPQESKLWKRIRTLKGIRDLFRKLKESGTMSLPRLRSPKYEEQRRNRTERLKQLRKKLSDKAQVTLKKYEKGDNDTVEKEKGEQKRNLRRREVWETVRTSEDFADMIDRERLAYILMYPPMKHDLRREAITSDEVETIEVPVTEIIRAKNVRQRVSTPDNRRNFRDTTIIEHPNPDKLKKKIIQLTNLYQSKISRGGRSDETKGNDKVYFAVVEDVERPRIFYYEEDPENEGKRNMRALTSRPFYNSKYRHNRLLQKPYRESLKAAQYTKEESDEFPGSKEIYIIDPSEYKGGHPSLQLYSPSTSRTNSRGKIAPKNKYEVSWDPISSSEPYRIRQTTDKREGRMPSKNSQEPSKSAEKLLQILIENLDSETTDKLFKKLTGRSVADDKGEHFANSISKSKKETGRRQSEEDEESVSLDDDTQGTKRRRKNYRDLSKEKLSEESVEEDEESEKISESRENSEESVSVDDDTQGSRRQSENYRDVSEENVEEDEKFDNISESRENSKESVSLDDNKQGGRRQRGNYRDVSEEELQEENIDEDKVDEEFEKVSESRENSNQSISLDDDTQGSKRQRGNYRDVSKEKLSEENLDEGKENEEFENISVSRKNSKENVSLDDDRENSRRQRENVSEEEIQTERADISETLIPEENTTNTNISEGDSEEEATHIRIRRNANTRSKEEYLKSVPSILMRKISKASQKTELDNYLHVKQSPGKISGENPSKLRIGKAKERFNVVPDKKFYGTAVANIKKQIYLTKRSNNDEFKKYQYFPKNLKITSTLPSRSCNSFTKKNSVDPYRKLFEDYQNESDFMEKGSELRKSRKRSNDASYKDENVSNVQELGNEKKNERNKESNKEVDLKEESLSNKREVLMVLPWVKRSSRPRRETIDQEKIGKNNKADKVQPFVLQHLDGSYNPKNPISSQIDDVEKSLIQKIPLEKFTAKGNINRRKNIKRNKKDDDGLSSLLQKSIPKLGNVVVNGLNKAENFTGSVEQLIMNLDEKFNNTLKEEPRGNSTMSVDPGQSIFHNAIVNVKKFFILLNGITNILRDIHNP, encoded by the exons ATGGCAACTAAATCGATcgacaaaatgaaatatttcaagcggagcttcctcttcttcttattcGTTCTGTATGATCTCATGACTGGTTCTCTAACCGAGGAGATAACGTTGAACGTCAACTTGAAAGAACCCATCGCTGTAACCGATGAGAAGTTCCTCAGTCTTACCATTGATCCAGTAACCCTATTAGCCGGGAATGCGCTAAG CACGGATTTCGAGAGAAGCATAAACATGGCTAAAGCCTTAGGTCCTGCATATTTACGATTCGCCGGGCCAAATTCTCTTCCCTACTTTGGCGATAAGGATTCTCAAGACAAAGAGGATAACAAAAAAACAACACTATCTG CGTCAGATTGGGTTGTAATCCATCAGTGGGCAGGAAAGGCAGGATTGCATGTGATCGACTGCATTTCGCCAGACAATCGACAAAAGGAATCGGAGGAACCCCAAGATCctgaagaaataatttctttcagcGACCATATGCATTTTAACGCGAGCTGGCAACTAGGATATG AATGCCAAATTAGATGCGATCTATCAGCTGGTGATTTAGGAAGACAGACGATGGCTTTGCGAAAAGTACTCAACGAATTTCCTAGATATTCGAACAGCATCGTTGCTGGCCCCGATGTCGTGGCTTATAACACCGATAAACAACGAAAATATCTTCGAGATTACTTCAGCGTCGCCGCGCCTGCACTTTCGGCGATCACCTGGCATCC CCTGTTTGACAGCATCACTTTGGGAAATGGAGGAGCTTTCATACATCAGGATAATTTAGAGCAGGATAAAGAAGAGATGTTCAGAGTTATAGGTCGTTTCATACAGAATAAACCATTATGGATTG CCGAGTCCAATCCAGAAGAatgcaaaaatttattcatcgGAGCGCTGGTTCTGACAAGAAGACTAGGAAACGCTGCAAAGATAAATGTAAAGACGTTCATGAGGCAACCAACAGACCTGACACGACCGATGCCA GATTACTGGGTGTCATTGCTTCACAAGACTCTCGTTGGACGAGAAGTATTCGATGCAAAGATTCGAACCAGCAACGAGAATCACATCTACCTGTATTGCCAATGCGCGAAAGCTTCGAATAAATACGAGAAAGGATCCATCGTGATCTTTGGTGTGAATTTAAGTCCTGAAGATGCCACGATTAATTTCCAAGCAGCCAAAATTACCACTGTTCACGAATACGTTCTTTCGCCGGGTTTCGATGCTGCTAACAGAATGTTTGCCGA AACTATTTTCTTAAACAATAAATTGCTGACTTTAATCAACGACACGGTTCCTGAGATATATCCAAATGTTTTGAACGATACAAAAGGCGTGGATCTTCGCCTGCAGTCGGGCGATATTGGTTTTTGGGTTGTTCCTGATCTACAG GTAAAATCTTGCATGGAGAGCGACGTAACGCAAAAGAAGGAAACTCCCGTAGAAACAGAAATTCTACGAAACCTGAGAAAGGCGAAGGATGTAAGAATACACGTGACCAGATCTGTGAAAGATCAAGCAaccataaaaaaagaaaaacgaagacaGAGAAGTAACATCGCAATATATAAGTCGAATATAAAAAGGGAACTCAAAAGACTGAGGAGAttcgtgaaaaagaaattggacGATTACGAGAGTAGATCGCTACTGAATATCAGAGGATTATCTAACGAGGAAAATAGCGAAATCTCGAAGCAACCTGAAGAAAGCGTACAAGATGGATTACAAGAATTCAAGGAACATCTTTTGCGTTTCAAAAACCTAATGGATTCGAGCGATACGAGGATTGAACTGAAAAAACCGATAAGCGATCTCATCACAGACGCGATTTCTCTAATGTCGAAGATACAGAATACTCTAAGAAGCATGAAGAGTAAAACCGAAAGCAACGAAAACCGAGTAAAATCATCTCGCAGCGTAAAAGAGTCTCTGAATACTTTGTACGATCGTTTGACTCGCACTGACTTGGACGAGTCGATCGATCCTCAAGAGAGCAAGATGGATCAAGCATCTAAAAGGACTAAGAGGGATCTACTCGCCGAGATTGGGGAATCTGTGGACAGTCCTTTACGAAAAGGACCCAGAGACGACGACGTCAAAGAACGTAAACGTGATTCAAAGATTGGATGgttgaagaatattaaaaaaaaaacgcgacCGAGTCTCGTGCAATTTGAAAGCGACGACAGTGAAGAAAGCACTTTACGGaagatttttgatataaatccggtggaaaatttttcaaacgaccATGTATTTTTTGAAGATTCATCTCTAAACAGAGACTATGATTACGTCTCTGCTGGAAACTCTCCTTTGAATAAAGATTGCTCGAGGAACGATGAGCAGAGAAATCGAAAGATCGAAGGAAATTCTCGGAATAAACCTTCGAAGATGGATTACCTGAACGATCATCCATGGACTGAACTTGATGACACTGATGATTATCCTTTTTACGATCCCATAGATTTCATCGAAGACTCAAGGCCCTGGAATGATCCAATGGAAGTAGCTTTGGGAGACTCTACCGAACTGTCGGAAGAGCAAATCTATGAACCTTTGAACAATAATGAGTTTGACAATGAGAACGAATCTAGAATCATAGGAATTGAATCAAACGAAGATGACGAAGCTCAGGATGACTATTACGAATCCAATAATTTTCCAAGGAATCATAGACTCGTATATGGCCCTTTGGTCGATCCTGATGCATTTATTATGAAAACCTATGGGTCTGGAAAAAATAACAGAGCTGGTAATGAGAAGGAATTTAGGGTCGTAGGAAGCCAATCAAACAGAGTTCAGAGAGTACAGGGCGATAAAAGTAGATTAAAAGGAATGGATGATTACTACGAATGTACTGATTTTCCTAAAAACCATAGACCCACATATGGCCCTTTAATCGTACCAGACGCAACCATTCTTCGATATACTTTGACTAGACAGCCATCcaataaaaggaagaattaCGCAAATGAAAAAGCTTCTTCTGATTACTACTTAAGGTCTATTCTGAAAGGATTCGATTTGCCGATCGAAGCTGATCATCctagaaataaaaaacttAAAAGAGAGGGCAAAGATTTGCAGGCTGTACTCGATCAAGAAATGATTAACGAAGACGACGCGAACTCGAAAAATTGCAACTGCAGAGTCATCAGACGCTCGAAAGGTCGATCGAAGAGAGAGGCTATCGAGTCAATGGAATCTGAAATAGAACAAATCCCAGAGGAGGTAAGCATGGGTTTTAGAAAAGACATAGTTAAATCAGGTGTACGCGACGATACAGACGTAGAGGTGTTCTCAGAACTCAGAGAGGAGCTTTTAGAGAAAGTAAAATCGCAAGCTGAATCTTCGAACCCGAAGATTGGTCGAGATACAATGACACCGTTACAAATCGAAGCTAGCACGAAGGATTTGAATGCAAATACAGCTTCATCGACCCTACGCGATGATTCGGacaaagaagaattttcagAATTCAAAGACTCGCCTGTAGAAAATGCAAAATCGTCAAATGAATCTGCGAGCAAGAAAATCGTACAAGATAGAGAAGAGGCGTCGTCGAAAAttgagaaagaggaaaataatgGGCCGAAGTTTGAGTCAAATATTCCCTCTCTGCAAAACAAATCAgatcttaaattttattcccaAATCCTACCTATTGATCAATCGACAATTTTAGACTCGAAAGAACAGACGAGCTCAGCTGGATCTTTGGAAACATTGAAACACGACGAGAAAGTGTTTTTTCATGGGCAATCCGGcaaaaagaacgaagagaaCACATCGACTTATACTGCAAGGTATACTGCGGTTGATCAAAGATATTCTACGCCCGATCAAGGATATTCTACGCCCTTCGTCGTTGAAGAATTTGCAAAGGAAAAAGGGGAAACTGAGGAGGCTGAAGAAGCTGAGACTCGGAAGGTAGAGAGTTTAAGCACGACAGTCAAGACGGCCACTTTATCAGAGGAAACTATCGAGGAAGAATCTGAAAACAATTACGATAACGGTAACGCTGCCGGAGCAAGCTCGAAACGAGAGGTTAAACTGGAGCAAGTTCCCCTTGAAAAAGCGAGGCTCGCAAACCGACCTCGCTCACCTAAACAAAGTAAGAAGCAGacgaaattaaatgtttctaaGCCTCAAGAATCTAAACTATGGAAGAGGATAAGAACACTGAAGGGGATAAGGGATCTGTTTCGTAAATTGAAAGAGTCGGGTACTATGTCTCTCCCAAGGTTGAGATCGCCCAAGTACGAGGAACAACGAAGAAATCGAACGGAACGGCTTAAACAATTACGGAAGAAATTAAGTGACAAAGCACAAGTGACAttaaagaaatacgaaaaaggTGACAACGATACGGTAGAGAAGGAAAAGGGCGAGCAGAAGAGAAATCTGAGAAGAAGAGAGGTTTGGGAGACGGTCAGAACCAGCGAAGATTTTGCAGATATGATCGATCGCGAGAGATTAGCGTATATATTAATGTACCCACCAATGAAACACGATTTGAGAAGAGAAGCCATTACGAGCGACGAAGTGGAAACGATAGAAGTACCAGTAACTGAAATTATCAGAGCGAAAAATGTCAGACAAAGAGTTTCTACTCCTGATAATCGAAGAAACTTTCGCGACACTACGATTATAGAACATCCTAATcctgataaattaaaaaagaagattatacAATTGACTAATTTATATCAGAGTAAAATATCAAGAGGAGGAAGATCTGATGAAACTAAGGGGAATGATAAGGTTTATTTTGCTGTAGTGGAAGACGTAGAAAGAccacgaatattttattacgaggAAGATCCGGAAAATGAAGGGAAGAGGAATATGCGG GCACTGACGTCGCGTCCCTTCTACAATAGCAAGTACAGGCACAATCGACTGCTACAGAAGCCTTACCGGGAAAGTCTTAAAGCCGCTCAATATACCAAGGAAGAATCAGATGAGTTCCCCGGGagcaaagaaatatacataatcgATCCCTCCGAGTACAAAGGAGGGCATCCTTCGTTGCAGTTGTACAGTCCATCGACATCGAGAACCAATTCACGGGGAAAGATCGCTCCGAAAAATAAGTACGAAGTCAGTTGGGATCCTATCTCCAGCTCCGAGCCTTATAGAATTCGTCAAACAACTGACAAACGCGAAGGAAGAATGCCAAGTAAAAATTCTCAAGAACCGTCGAAGAGCGCTGAaaaacttttacaaattttaatcgaaaaccTCGACTCTGAGACTACTGACAaactttttaagaaattaacagGACGCAGTGTAGCGGACGACAAAGGCGAACATTTCGCCAATTCGATTTCaaaatcgaaaaaagaaaccgGAAGAAGACAGTCAGAGGAAGATGAGGAAAGTGTGTCTTTGGATGATGATACGCAAGGCACCAAGAGACGGAGGAAAAACTACCGAGatctttcgaaagaaaaactaTCGGAAGAAAGTGTAGAAGAGGATGAGGAGTCCGAAAAAATTTCTGAAAGTAGAGAGAATTCTGAGGAAAGTGTGTCTGTGGATGACGATACACAAGGCAGCAGGAGACAGAGTGAAAACTATCGAGATGTTTCGGAAGAAAATGTGGAAGAAGATGAGAAGTTCGACAACATTTCTGAAAGTAGAGAGAATTCTAAAGAAAGTGTGTCTTTGGATGATAATAAACAAGGCGGCAGGAGACAGAGAGGAAACTATCGAGATGTTTCGGAAGAGGAACTAcaggaagaaaatatcgatgagGATAAAGTAGATGAAGAGTTTGAAAAAGTTTCTGAAAGTAGAGAGAATTCTAACCAAAGTATATCTTTGGATGATGATACACAAGGCAGCAAGAGACAGAGGGGAAACTATCGAGATGTTTCGAAGGAAAAACTGTCGGAAGAAAATTTGGATGAAGGTAAAGAAAATGAGGAGTTCGAAAACATTTCTGTAAGCAGAAAGAATTCTAAGGAAAACGTGTCTTTGGATGATGATAGAGAAAACAGCAGGAGACAGAGGGAAAACGTTTCGGAGGAAGAAATACAAACTGAAAGAGCGGATATTTCTGAAACACTGATTCCTGAAGAAAATACCACAAACACTAATATTTCTGAAGGAGATTCGGAAGAAGAAGCAACGCACATACGAATACGGAGAAATGCGAATACCAGatcaaaagaagaatatttgaagTCTGTGCCTTCGATTTTAATgcgtaaaatatcgaaagcaaGCCAGAAGACTGAATTGGATAACTATTTACATGTAAAACAGAGTCCAGGAAAGATCTCTGGTGAAAATCCATCTAAACTGAGAATtggaaaagcgaaagaacgTTTCAACGTAGTTCCTGACAAAAAATTCTACGGTACAGCGGTAGCAAATATAAAGAAAcagatttatttaacgaaaagaAGCAATaacgatgaatttaaaaaatatcaatattttcctaaaaatctgaaaattacAAGTACTTTACCATCGAGGTCATGTAATTCTTTTACTAAGAAAAACTCTGTCGATCCGTATAGAAAACTATTTGAAGACTACCAAAATGAGTCAGACTTCATGGAGAAAGGATCAGAATTGAGAAAAAGCAGAAAACGTTCAAACGATGCTTCTTATAAGGATGAAAATGTATCCAACGTGCAAGAACTTggtaatgaaaagaaaaatgaaaggaataaGGAAAGTAACAAGGAGGTGGATTTAAAAGAGGAATCACTTTCTAATAAACGTGAAGTATTAATGGTGCTGCCGTGGGTAAAAAGATCCAGCAGACCGCGGAGAGAAACGATAGATCAAGAGAAGATCGGCAAGAATAATAAAGCGGATAAG GTACAACCATTTGTATTGCAACATCTAGACGGATCTTACAACCCAAAGAACCCGATATCCAGTCAGATCGATGACGTCGAAAAATCGCTGATCCAGAAGATACcacttgaaaaatttacgGCGAAAGGGAATATTAACaggaggaaaaatataaagagaaataaaaaggacgATGATGGATTGTCATCGCTTCTACAGAAAAGCATACCAAAGTTAGGGAACGTTGTAGTCAATGGGTTAAATAAAGCAGAGAATTTTACTGGATCGGTGGAACAGTTAATTATGAATCTGGATGAGAAGTTTAACAATACTTTGAAAGAGGAACCACGAGGCAATTCTACGATGTCAGTTGACCCTGGTCAGAGTATTTTTCACAATGCGATAGTGAACGTGAAGAagttttttatattacttaatgGTATCACTAATATTCTTCGAGATATCCATAATccatga